A portion of the Carya illinoinensis cultivar Pawnee chromosome 11, C.illinoinensisPawnee_v1, whole genome shotgun sequence genome contains these proteins:
- the LOC122280689 gene encoding NADH kinase, translating to MARRRLLLLLKPFDLYSMRQSNGHSRATNPQMLHYLENRHKAHMDAIKFCQDILQQKPVDWEPISRNNLSQPIRNVDLVITVGGDGTLLQASHFMDDSVPILGVNSDPTRIEEVERFSNEFDANRSTGHLCAATVYNFQQVLEDILEGHKAPSELARISTYVNSKLLSTYALNDILIAHPCPAALSRFSFKIKRDDQPFSPLVNCRSSGLRVSTAAGSTAAMLSAGGFQMPILSRDLQYMVREPISPGAASSLMHGLIKSDQFIEVAWLCNKGVIYIDGSHVCHPIQSGDTIEVSPKAPILKIFLPDHLLAQSLCT from the exons ATGGCGAGGAGGAGACTCTTGTTGCTGTTGAAGCCGTTCGACCTTTACTCAATGCGCCAATCGAACGGTCATTCTCGGGCCACCAACCCACAG aTGTTACATTACTTAGAGAACAGGCATAAGGCCCACATGGATGCCATAAAATTCTGTCAGGATATCCTGCAGCAGAAACCAGTTGATTGGGAACCCATATCACGTAACAATCTATCACAGCCTATCCGTAATGTGGACCTTGTTATTACAGTTGGTGGCGATGGCACTCTTTTGCAGGCCAGCCATTTCATGGATGATTCTGTTCcaattcttggagtgaattctgACCCCACACGAATTGAAGAG GTGGAACGGTTCAGTAATGAGTTTGATGCCAATAGGAGCACTGGCCATCTTTGTGCAGCAACTGTCTACAACTTTCAACAG GTACTAGAAGACATCCTCGAGGGTCATAAGGCTCCTTCGGAATTAGCAAGGATATCAACATATGTAAACTCAAAACTGCTGTCAACATATGCTCTTAATGATATCTTAATTGCACATCCATGTCCAGCAGCACTTTCTCGGTTCTCATTCAA AATTAAAAGAGATGACCAGCCATTTTCCCCTTTAGTGAACTGTCGGTCAAGTGGTCTCCGAGTTTCAACAGCTGCCGGTTCAACGGCTGCGATGCTCTCTGCTGGTGGATTTCAAATGCCCATTTTATCTCGGGATCTCCAGTACATGGTAAGAGAACCCATTTCTCCCGGTGCAGCCTCTAGCTTGATGCACGGATTAATCAAATCTGATCAGTTCATTGAGGTCGCATGGCTTTGTAACAAGGGTGTGATATACATTGATGGTTCTCATGTTTGCCATCCTATTCAAAGTGGGGATACTATTGAAGTATCTCCCAAGGCCccaattctaaaaatatttttacctgaCCATTTATTGGCACAGAGTTTATGCACATAA